In Chiloscyllium plagiosum isolate BGI_BamShark_2017 chromosome 18, ASM401019v2, whole genome shotgun sequence, a single genomic region encodes these proteins:
- the LOC122558866 gene encoding hyaluronidase-1-like isoform X3 has protein sequence MLTGLTLLIYTLFYLSTHPAFIWGNEFKPASASPMLYNKPFIVVWNTPTAGCKTKFDVDLDLSVFDIVENENETFVGKNITIFYKNKLGLYPYYTSERIPVNGGLVQKASLSDHLTVASDNISTVLDKDFHGLAVIDWEEWRPVWERNWDHLHIYKEKSEELVRSEYPHLPESKILQIAKKEFENAAQDFMKQTLKLGQTLRPKGYWGYYKFPDCYNYFKENEANNYTGHCKKEDISRNDELAWLWKASRCLYPSIYIPEKLKSSNKAQKFVHYKIKEALRVAALDSANDALPVLVYSKYSYIKTLDFLTEIDLVHTIGESAAMGATGIVLWGDMEFARTMERCEALKNYIDQELGRYVLNTTTAALLCSRVICNGHGRCVRKDPESRTYLQLDPRSFKVLYVLSSTGPALTTRGELHSEDVQSMKETFTCQCYRGWIGPHCQGKSMF, from the exons ATGTTAACAGGTCTCACACTACTCATATATACCCTATTTTATCTCTCTACCCATCCAGCCTTCATCTGGGGGAATGAATTTAAGCCAGCATCAGCCTCACCAATGCTCTACAATAAGCCATTTATTGTGGTTTGGAACACACCTACTGCGGggtgtaaaacaaaatttgatgttGATTTGGATCTGAGTGTCTTTGATAttgttgaaaatgaaaatgagacCTTTGTTGGAAAGAATATCACCATATTTTACAAGAACAAATTAGGACTTTACCCATACTACACCAGTGAGAGGATCCCAGTAAATGGTGGTCTTGTGCAGAAGGCCAGTCTGTCTGACCACCTCACAGTAGCTTCAGATAACATTTCCACTGTACTGGACAAAGACTTCCATGGGCTTGCAGTGATAGATTGGGAAGAGTGGCGACCAGTTTGGGAACGTAACTGGGACCATCTGCATATCTACAAGGAAAAATCTGAAGAACTAGTAAGAAGTGAATACCCCCATTTACCTGAAAGTAAGATTCTCCAGATTGCCAAGAAGGAATTTGAAAATGCTGCGCAAGACTTTATGAAACAAACACTAAAACTAGGACAGACTCTGAGACCAAAGGGTTACTGGGGCTATTACAAATTTCCAGACTGCTATAATTACTTTAAAGAAAATGAAGCTAATAATTACACAGGCCATTGCAAAAAGGAAGATATCTCTAGAAATGACGAGTTAGCATGGCTCTGGAAGGCATCACGATGTCTATATCCAAGTATCTACATCCCTGAGAAGCTAAAATCCTCAAATAAAGCTCAAAAGTTTGTTCACTACAAGATTAAGGAGGCTCTCCGTGTTGCTGCCCTTGATTCAGCTAATGATGCTCTGCCTGTTTTGGTTTACTCCAAATACTCATACATAAAAACACTTGACTTCCTGACTGAG ATTGACTTAGTACACACTATTGGAGAAAGTGCAGCCATGGGAGCTACTGGAATAGTTTTATGGGGcgatatggagtttgcacgtacaATG GAGCGCTGTGAAGCACTGAAGAATTACATTGACCAGGAACTTGGAAGATACGTTCTAAACACTACTACAGCTGCCTTGTTGTGCAGCAGGGTTATATGTAATGGCCATGGACGTTGTGTGCGGAAGGACCCGGAATCTAGAACTTATCTGCAGCTTGATCCCAGAAGCTTTAAAGTTCTCTATGTTCTCAGTTCCACTGGTCCTGCATTAACAACCCGTGGAGAATTGCATTCTGAAGATGTGCAAAGCATGAAGGAAACGTTCACATGTCAGTGCTACAGGGGATGGATAGGGCCCCATTGTcagggaaaatcaatgttttag
- the LOC122558866 gene encoding hyaluronidase-1-like isoform X2: MSKSWASPPTATDGRCAQPGEEKIENGLIGRGSPAAEERTIIMLTGLTLLIYTLFYLSTHPAFIWGNEFKPASASPMLYNKPFIVVWNTPTAGCKTKFDVDLDLSVFDIVENENETFVGKNITIFYKNKLGLYPYYTSERIPVNGGLVQKASLSDHLTVASDNISTVLDKDFHGLAVIDWEEWRPVWERNWDHLHIYKEKSEELVRSEYPHLPESKILQIAKKEFENAAQDFMKQTLKLGQTLRPKGYWGYYKFPDCYNYFKENEANNYTGHCKKEDISRNDELAWLWKASRCLYPSIYIPEKLKSSNKAQKFVHYKIKEALRVAALDSANDALPVLVYSKYSYIKTLDFLTEIDLVHTIGESAAMGATGIVLWGDMEFARTMERCEALKNYIDQELGRYVLNTTTAALLCSRVICNGHGRCVRKDPESRTYLQLDPRSFKVLYVLSSTGPALTTRGELHSEDVQSMKETFTCQCYRGWIGPHCQGKSMF; encoded by the exons AATGGTCTGATTGGGAGAGGTTCACCAGCTGCTGAGGAAAGAACCATAATAATGTTAACAGGTCTCACACTACTCATATATACCCTATTTTATCTCTCTACCCATCCAGCCTTCATCTGGGGGAATGAATTTAAGCCAGCATCAGCCTCACCAATGCTCTACAATAAGCCATTTATTGTGGTTTGGAACACACCTACTGCGGggtgtaaaacaaaatttgatgttGATTTGGATCTGAGTGTCTTTGATAttgttgaaaatgaaaatgagacCTTTGTTGGAAAGAATATCACCATATTTTACAAGAACAAATTAGGACTTTACCCATACTACACCAGTGAGAGGATCCCAGTAAATGGTGGTCTTGTGCAGAAGGCCAGTCTGTCTGACCACCTCACAGTAGCTTCAGATAACATTTCCACTGTACTGGACAAAGACTTCCATGGGCTTGCAGTGATAGATTGGGAAGAGTGGCGACCAGTTTGGGAACGTAACTGGGACCATCTGCATATCTACAAGGAAAAATCTGAAGAACTAGTAAGAAGTGAATACCCCCATTTACCTGAAAGTAAGATTCTCCAGATTGCCAAGAAGGAATTTGAAAATGCTGCGCAAGACTTTATGAAACAAACACTAAAACTAGGACAGACTCTGAGACCAAAGGGTTACTGGGGCTATTACAAATTTCCAGACTGCTATAATTACTTTAAAGAAAATGAAGCTAATAATTACACAGGCCATTGCAAAAAGGAAGATATCTCTAGAAATGACGAGTTAGCATGGCTCTGGAAGGCATCACGATGTCTATATCCAAGTATCTACATCCCTGAGAAGCTAAAATCCTCAAATAAAGCTCAAAAGTTTGTTCACTACAAGATTAAGGAGGCTCTCCGTGTTGCTGCCCTTGATTCAGCTAATGATGCTCTGCCTGTTTTGGTTTACTCCAAATACTCATACATAAAAACACTTGACTTCCTGACTGAG ATTGACTTAGTACACACTATTGGAGAAAGTGCAGCCATGGGAGCTACTGGAATAGTTTTATGGGGcgatatggagtttgcacgtacaATG GAGCGCTGTGAAGCACTGAAGAATTACATTGACCAGGAACTTGGAAGATACGTTCTAAACACTACTACAGCTGCCTTGTTGTGCAGCAGGGTTATATGTAATGGCCATGGACGTTGTGTGCGGAAGGACCCGGAATCTAGAACTTATCTGCAGCTTGATCCCAGAAGCTTTAAAGTTCTCTATGTTCTCAGTTCCACTGGTCCTGCATTAACAACCCGTGGAGAATTGCATTCTGAAGATGTGCAAAGCATGAAGGAAACGTTCACATGTCAGTGCTACAGGGGATGGATAGGGCCCCATTGTcagggaaaatcaatgttttag